The following are encoded in a window of Haloplanus vescus genomic DNA:
- a CDS encoding universal stress protein has translation MVILTAIDRDPGCKGVVETAYDLATSMDMQLVILHVVPEDGDEEAARQQVEDIVTSVIGDLEGVDLRIMPEQTRRDLPTGRTANHILQVAEELNPDYIVIGSRKRTGLGKILLGSVSKLILANADVPVVTVEQTRKGKD, from the coding sequence ATGGTGATACTGACAGCCATTGACAGAGACCCCGGTTGCAAGGGCGTCGTGGAGACTGCCTACGACCTCGCGACGAGCATGGACATGCAGCTCGTGATTCTCCATGTCGTGCCGGAGGACGGGGACGAGGAAGCGGCCCGACAGCAGGTCGAAGACATCGTCACGTCGGTCATCGGGGACCTGGAGGGCGTCGACCTCCGAATCATGCCCGAGCAGACGCGCCGCGACCTGCCCACGGGACGGACGGCGAATCACATCCTGCAAGTGGCCGAGGAGCTCAACCCGGACTACATCGTCATCGGGTCGCGCAAGCGAACGGGACTCGGCAAGATTCTGCTCGGAAGCGTCTCGAAACTCATCCTGGCCAACGCGGACGTGCCAGTCGTGACGGTCGAACAGACGCGGAAGGGTAAGGACTGA
- a CDS encoding Nramp family divalent metal transporter, with amino-acid sequence MSTETASETRISEPPSNLKEFLSYMGPAWVFTASQIGGGEVLSVPLGGAYLGMEGIWLIPLITFTKIFGQYYLVRYGVMTGDTFLDALYERSWALKWIFYYVFLGGLIYAIGLSGHLGETAGAFNSLVPAISNTWWMLITVVAGLLVVGMRSYNLIEKLATSLLWIFLVLIAFVSLSTMNVWGPNLASGLVPSMPGRVEGLGVGGMAFVLTMFGWIGAGFGPTVSYVWFAKDKVMGMFEPLDKGIEIDKYDLTDEEISHLKGWGDIVLWQNMLSSTILAVFSFFMWTAAAATLHVQGIQPSGFTVIPEMAAIFTTQFGQWSATLFLLTTVAALFSTLIGPMYGMSRLWEDAFALHGLFEKYPITRDTVFRMTIVLFAVIPLSLNLFLEAPLILFALSGALFAPAVGLMYLAVMYMSFDIDIDSLSPTRKWAVGLALFAGIVMIISGVWEARSSLETIQTLLGL; translated from the coding sequence GTGAGTACCGAGACTGCGTCGGAGACGCGCATCTCCGAACCGCCGTCGAACCTGAAGGAGTTCCTGAGCTACATGGGGCCGGCCTGGGTGTTCACCGCCTCACAGATCGGTGGCGGTGAGGTCCTGAGCGTTCCCCTCGGGGGCGCGTACCTCGGGATGGAGGGCATCTGGCTCATCCCCCTGATTACGTTCACGAAGATTTTCGGCCAGTACTACCTCGTCCGCTACGGCGTCATGACCGGGGACACGTTCCTCGACGCTCTCTACGAGCGTAGCTGGGCGCTGAAGTGGATTTTCTACTACGTGTTCCTCGGCGGGCTCATATACGCCATCGGCCTCTCCGGCCACTTGGGTGAGACAGCCGGTGCGTTCAACTCACTCGTTCCCGCCATCTCGAACACGTGGTGGATGCTCATCACCGTCGTCGCGGGCCTGCTGGTCGTCGGCATGCGCTCGTACAACCTTATCGAGAAGCTCGCGACGTCGCTGCTGTGGATCTTCCTGGTCCTCATCGCTTTCGTCTCGCTCTCGACGATGAACGTCTGGGGGCCGAACCTCGCCTCCGGTCTCGTCCCGTCCATGCCCGGCCGCGTTGAAGGGCTGGGCGTCGGCGGCATGGCGTTCGTCCTCACGATGTTCGGCTGGATCGGTGCCGGCTTCGGTCCGACCGTCTCCTACGTCTGGTTCGCGAAGGACAAGGTCATGGGGATGTTCGAACCGCTCGACAAGGGCATTGAGATCGACAAGTACGACCTGACCGACGAGGAGATTAGCCACCTCAAGGGCTGGGGCGACATCGTCCTCTGGCAGAACATGCTCTCCTCGACCATCCTCGCCGTCTTCTCGTTCTTCATGTGGACGGCCGCAGCCGCGACCCTGCACGTTCAGGGCATCCAGCCCAGCGGCTTCACCGTCATCCCCGAGATGGCGGCCATCTTCACGACGCAGTTCGGCCAGTGGTCCGCGACGCTGTTCCTGCTGACCACCGTCGCCGCGCTGTTCTCGACGCTCATCGGTCCGATGTACGGCATGTCGCGGCTCTGGGAGGACGCCTTCGCGCTCCACGGCCTCTTCGAGAAGTACCCCATCACCCGTGACACCGTCTTCCGGATGACCATCGTCCTGTTCGCAGTCATCCCGCTCTCGCTGAACCTCTTCCTCGAAGCGCCGCTCATCCTGTTCGCGCTCTCGGGGGCGCTGTTCGCTCCGGCCGTCGGGCTCATGTACCTCGCCGTGATGTACATGTCGTTCGACATCGACATCGACTCCCTCTCGCCGACGCGCAAGTGGGCAGTCGGTCTCGCGCTGTTCGCCGGCATCGTGATGATTATCTCTGGTGTCTGGGAAGCGCGCAGCTCTCTCGAGACGATTCAGACGCTGCTCGGGCTGTAA
- a CDS encoding type II glyceraldehyde-3-phosphate dehydrogenase yields the protein MIRVGVNGYGTIGKRVADAVNSMPDMELVGIGKASPNHTADAAADRGYDIYVPDGRHDRWEDVGMDVAGDIHDLIDASDIVADATPAGMGAEYRPIYEEHDTPALFQGGEGADVADASFTARANYDEATDKDYVRIVSCNTTGLNRMFAPLHEEYGVDRASITLVRCRGEHAVTSADPVTLPSHHGPDALEVIPDMGPITTMGMKVPTVRHHFHGINVELGEDVSAEEVRDLLASQSRIHVIDGDLGIDSGWELQEFALDRGRDRMNLYENQIFEDSITVEQGNQLHLFQSIHRESDVVPENVDAIRAMMGDADAEESIELTNEVMGIGEI from the coding sequence ATGATACGCGTAGGCGTCAACGGCTATGGTACCATCGGCAAGCGGGTTGCCGACGCAGTAAATTCGATGCCCGACATGGAGTTAGTCGGCATCGGGAAAGCCAGTCCGAACCACACGGCGGACGCGGCCGCGGACCGCGGCTACGACATCTACGTCCCCGACGGTCGGCACGACCGATGGGAGGACGTCGGCATGGACGTCGCGGGCGACATCCACGACCTCATCGACGCGAGCGACATCGTCGCCGACGCGACGCCGGCGGGGATGGGCGCGGAGTATCGCCCCATCTACGAGGAACACGACACGCCCGCCCTCTTCCAGGGTGGCGAGGGCGCGGACGTGGCGGACGCGAGCTTCACCGCCCGAGCCAACTACGACGAGGCGACGGACAAGGACTACGTCCGCATCGTCTCCTGTAACACGACAGGGCTGAACCGGATGTTCGCGCCCCTGCACGAGGAGTACGGCGTCGACCGCGCGAGCATCACGCTCGTTCGCTGCCGAGGCGAGCACGCGGTCACGTCTGCAGACCCCGTCACGCTTCCTTCACACCACGGCCCGGACGCGCTGGAAGTGATTCCGGATATGGGCCCGATTACGACGATGGGGATGAAGGTGCCGACGGTGCGTCACCACTTCCACGGCATCAACGTAGAACTCGGCGAGGACGTGAGCGCCGAAGAGGTCCGTGACCTGCTCGCGTCCCAGTCGCGCATCCACGTCATCGACGGCGACCTCGGCATCGACTCGGGGTGGGAACTCCAAGAGTTCGCCCTCGACCGCGGGCGCGACCGCATGAACCTCTACGAGAACCAGATCTTCGAGGACTCCATCACCGTCGAGCAGGGCAACCAGCTCCACCTCTTCCAGTCCATCCACCGCGAGAGCGACGTGGTGCCGGAGAACGTGGACGCCATCCGAGCGATGATGGGCGACGCCGACGCGGAGGAGAGCATCGAACTGACGAACGAAGTCATGGGCATTGGCGAGATTTAA
- a CDS encoding nitrite/sulfite reductase, whose product MPSKVERWKDEAYGMEVRDHLLRFAEEGWDAIPEDEHDAWFERFKWWGLYHQRKGQESYFMMRIGTPMGRMTPEQLRTVGEVAKKYATGPVDNPEFGEAYADFTTRQSIQLHWIKVEDIADIWEELESVGLSTMQACGDSWRNIVGSPVAGRDADELIDVWPIVQELHETFKGNDLYANLPRKWKVAMTGDRRGSGQGDINDLAFEPATKEIDGEEVVGFNVHVGGGLARKEPRFARDIDVFCRPENAADIAGGLSALFRDYGDREDRFNARIKFLVDEWGPEKLRSVLQEEYVDYELPTAGEDLRDEYDYNAGRSDAPGDYVGVHDQSDGQNFVGLSVLVGRMGADDVIELADLADEYGSEMIGLTQRQNVIVGDIADEDLDNFLGEDLLDDYSPDPHPFMRGSIACTGTEYCSLSIVETKNRMVRYGRWLRDNVPVPEGVNDFHIHLSGCTASCAQPQIADISLRGMKTRKDGDAVEAFDVGLGGGLGENPQFADWVKMRIPADEIPGYIANLLETYEAERESPEESFRDFVAARDEDELAALADGEETSYEDPYLGNTKMTWYPYAEDTSMDASPAPTDGTGESLPSDD is encoded by the coding sequence ATGCCGTCTAAGGTCGAGCGCTGGAAAGACGAAGCCTACGGGATGGAGGTACGTGACCACCTCCTCCGATTCGCCGAGGAAGGCTGGGACGCCATCCCCGAGGACGAACACGACGCCTGGTTCGAGCGGTTCAAATGGTGGGGACTGTACCACCAGCGGAAGGGTCAGGAGAGCTACTTCATGATGCGCATCGGGACGCCGATGGGCCGCATGACCCCCGAACAGCTTCGAACCGTGGGCGAAGTCGCGAAGAAATACGCCACCGGCCCCGTCGACAACCCCGAGTTCGGCGAGGCGTACGCCGACTTCACCACTCGCCAGTCGATTCAGCTCCACTGGATCAAAGTCGAGGACATCGCCGACATCTGGGAGGAACTCGAATCGGTCGGCCTCTCCACGATGCAGGCGTGTGGTGACTCGTGGCGCAACATCGTCGGCTCGCCCGTCGCCGGGCGCGACGCCGACGAACTCATCGACGTCTGGCCCATCGTCCAGGAACTCCACGAGACGTTCAAGGGCAACGACCTCTACGCCAACCTGCCCCGGAAGTGGAAGGTCGCCATGACCGGCGACCGCCGCGGCTCCGGACAGGGTGACATCAACGACCTCGCCTTCGAGCCTGCGACCAAGGAAATCGACGGCGAGGAAGTCGTCGGCTTCAACGTCCACGTCGGCGGCGGCCTCGCCCGCAAAGAGCCGCGTTTCGCTCGCGATATCGACGTCTTCTGCCGTCCCGAGAACGCCGCCGACATTGCTGGCGGTCTCTCTGCACTCTTCCGTGACTACGGTGACCGCGAAGACCGCTTCAACGCCCGCATCAAGTTCCTCGTCGACGAGTGGGGTCCCGAGAAGCTCCGCTCGGTCCTGCAGGAGGAGTACGTGGACTACGAACTCCCCACCGCGGGCGAGGACCTGCGCGACGAGTACGACTACAACGCCGGCCGCTCGGACGCCCCCGGCGACTACGTGGGCGTCCACGACCAGAGCGACGGCCAGAACTTCGTCGGTCTCTCCGTCCTCGTCGGGCGCATGGGCGCCGACGACGTCATCGAACTCGCCGACCTTGCCGACGAGTACGGCTCCGAGATGATCGGTCTGACCCAGCGTCAGAACGTCATTGTCGGCGACATCGCCGACGAGGACCTGGACAATTTCCTCGGCGAGGACCTCCTCGACGACTACTCGCCCGACCCGCACCCGTTCATGCGCGGCTCTATCGCCTGTACGGGCACCGAGTACTGCTCGCTCTCTATCGTCGAGACGAAAAATCGGATGGTTCGCTACGGGCGCTGGCTCCGAGACAACGTGCCCGTCCCCGAGGGCGTCAACGATTTCCACATCCACCTCTCGGGCTGTACCGCCTCGTGTGCCCAGCCCCAGATTGCCGACATCAGCCTGCGCGGCATGAAGACGCGCAAGGACGGCGACGCAGTCGAGGCGTTCGACGTCGGCCTCGGCGGTGGCCTCGGCGAGAACCCGCAGTTCGCCGACTGGGTGAAGATGCGCATCCCGGCCGACGAGATTCCGGGCTATATCGCCAACCTGCTCGAAACCTACGAGGCAGAGCGTGAGAGTCCCGAGGAGTCCTTCCGTGACTTCGTCGCCGCTCGCGACGAGGACGAACTCGCGGCCCTCGCCGACGGCGAGGAGACGAGCTACGAGGACCCGTACCTCGGCAACACGAAGATGACGTGGTACCCCTACGCCGAGGACACGTCGATGGACGCCTCCCCCGCCCCGACGGACGGGACGGGCGAATCCCTCCCCTCGGACGACTAA
- a CDS encoding DUF6360 family protein — protein MADRVMKVNAFTTFDLLDASVEGHGFEEEAFATLNVRTAREDPEEITLELELDNTQLENVPAHADRVTLSADEARTFATELQKAAERVDDTDQ, from the coding sequence ATGGCCGACCGCGTGATGAAGGTCAACGCCTTCACGACGTTCGACCTCCTCGACGCCAGCGTCGAGGGGCACGGCTTCGAGGAGGAGGCCTTCGCCACGCTCAACGTGCGCACGGCCCGCGAAGACCCCGAGGAGATTACCCTCGAACTCGAACTCGACAACACCCAACTCGAGAACGTGCCGGCCCACGCCGACCGCGTGACGCTCTCGGCCGACGAGGCGCGCACCTTCGCGACCGAACTACAGAAGGCCGCAGAGCGCGTAGACGACACCGACCAATGA
- the cobA gene encoding uroporphyrinogen-III C-methyltransferase, with product MSTTTTGTVYLVGAGPGDPDLLTVKARRLLDEADVVLHDSLVGDGVVESIPDGTRVENVGKRADGERTPQAEINDRLVQEARAGRDVVRLKGGDPTIFARGGEEAEHLANHGVAFEVVPGITSAIAAPGVAGIPATHRDHASTLAVVTGHEDPTKADSALDWGALSDLVTAGGTLVILMGVGRLPDNVDALSEHGVAADTPVAMVERATLSDERVVTGTLDTIVERADEASVDPPAVTVVGRVVGVRETVAHCLGGSDALADVSVSASPEGVVEVNRQ from the coding sequence ATGAGTACGACCACCACCGGAACCGTCTACCTCGTCGGCGCCGGCCCGGGTGACCCCGACCTGCTGACGGTCAAGGCCCGGCGCTTGCTCGACGAAGCCGACGTCGTCCTCCACGATTCGCTCGTGGGCGACGGCGTCGTCGAATCGATTCCTGACGGCACGCGCGTCGAGAACGTCGGCAAGCGCGCCGACGGCGAACGCACGCCGCAGGCAGAGATAAACGACCGCCTCGTGCAGGAGGCCCGCGCCGGGCGCGACGTGGTGCGCCTGAAGGGTGGCGACCCCACCATCTTCGCCCGCGGGGGCGAGGAAGCCGAACACCTCGCCAACCACGGCGTCGCCTTCGAAGTCGTCCCCGGCATCACCAGCGCCATCGCCGCGCCGGGCGTCGCGGGCATCCCCGCGACCCACCGCGACCACGCCTCGACGCTCGCCGTCGTGACGGGTCACGAAGACCCCACGAAGGCTGACAGCGCCCTCGACTGGGGTGCGCTGTCTGACCTCGTCACCGCCGGCGGAACGCTCGTCATCCTGATGGGCGTGGGTCGACTTCCGGACAACGTCGACGCCCTCAGCGAACACGGCGTCGCCGCCGACACGCCCGTCGCGATGGTCGAACGCGCGACGCTCTCGGACGAACGCGTCGTCACCGGCACCCTCGACACAATCGTCGAGCGAGCGGACGAAGCGAGCGTCGACCCGCCCGCCGTCACCGTCGTCGGACGAGTCGTCGGCGTCCGCGAGACGGTCGCGCACTGTCTCGGCGGGTCCGACGCGCTGGCGGACGTGTCCGTTTCCGCCAGCCCCGAGGGCGTCGTGGAGGTGAATCGCCAATGA
- a CDS encoding anthranilate phosphoribosyltransferase, translating to MSEEWPLKRLMTEVVGSGTKSAEDMTREQAAEAMRRIFDDDPDPTTLGAFWLANRWKHNTAEELAAFTDEMCDRVEYATPDADPVDCGANYDGKGRSAILGVAAGVVAAAAGTPVVVHSGDRVPTQKQDAYKHVLDELDVATELTPQDSAEMVDETGFGFYYQPAFNPAVADLFDRRDQMGVRTFVNTVETLANPAGASVHLGSFYHLSFAKKVVDTFEASETHDLDRVIMFQGMEGYDDIRPGYTKVADWSADGTFDDFEIETAEYGMDFEEADLHVDSVAADSARYTREVLDGDRTDHWRDAVALNAAFRIYAGGDADSLDAGLDAARTAIDDGSAAAVLDDLQSF from the coding sequence ATGAGCGAGGAGTGGCCGCTCAAGCGCCTGATGACCGAGGTGGTCGGTTCCGGCACCAAGTCCGCGGAGGACATGACCCGCGAACAGGCCGCCGAGGCCATGCGCCGCATCTTCGACGACGACCCCGACCCGACGACGCTGGGCGCCTTCTGGCTGGCTAACCGCTGGAAGCACAACACCGCCGAGGAACTCGCCGCCTTCACCGACGAGATGTGTGACCGGGTGGAGTACGCCACGCCCGACGCCGACCCCGTCGACTGCGGCGCCAACTACGACGGCAAGGGTCGCTCCGCAATCCTGGGCGTCGCCGCCGGCGTCGTCGCCGCCGCGGCCGGCACGCCCGTCGTCGTCCACTCGGGCGACCGCGTCCCCACGCAGAAACAGGACGCGTACAAGCACGTCCTCGACGAACTCGACGTGGCGACCGAACTCACGCCCCAGGACTCCGCGGAGATGGTCGACGAGACTGGCTTCGGCTTCTACTACCAGCCAGCCTTCAACCCGGCCGTCGCCGACCTGTTCGACCGCCGCGACCAGATGGGCGTGCGAACGTTCGTCAACACGGTCGAGACGCTCGCCAACCCCGCCGGCGCGAGCGTCCACCTCGGCTCGTTCTACCACCTCTCCTTCGCGAAGAAGGTGGTCGATACGTTCGAGGCGAGCGAGACGCACGACCTTGACCGCGTCATCATGTTCCAGGGGATGGAGGGGTACGACGACATCCGCCCCGGCTACACCAAGGTCGCCGACTGGTCCGCCGACGGCACCTTCGACGACTTCGAAATCGAGACGGCCGAGTACGGCATGGACTTCGAGGAGGCGGACCTCCACGTCGACAGCGTGGCCGCCGACAGCGCGCGCTACACGCGCGAGGTACTCGACGGCGACCGGACTGACCACTGGCGCGACGCCGTCGCGCTCAACGCCGCGTTCCGCATCTACGCCGGCGGCGACGCCGACTCCCTTGACGCCGGCCTCGACGCCGCGCGGACGGCCATCGACGACGGCTCCGCCGCCGCCGTCCTCGACGACCTCCAGTCGTTCTGA
- a CDS encoding ferredoxin, protein MSDDVLRPSDIGDSDAPPVEDKPYKIIFEANKCFGAGKCAEVSSNWDLDLSTGLARPKTYYVGEDDLDHNVRAAEICPAKKGKGVIHVIDRRTDEEIAPDPEGDGTLSVDW, encoded by the coding sequence ATGAGCGACGACGTACTCCGACCGAGCGACATCGGCGATTCCGATGCACCGCCGGTCGAGGACAAGCCCTACAAGATAATCTTCGAGGCGAACAAGTGCTTCGGAGCGGGGAAATGCGCCGAAGTCTCTTCGAACTGGGACCTCGACCTCTCGACGGGGCTCGCCCGCCCGAAGACGTACTACGTCGGCGAGGACGACCTCGACCACAACGTCCGCGCGGCGGAAATCTGTCCCGCCAAGAAAGGAAAAGGCGTCATCCACGTCATCGACCGCCGGACCGACGAGGAAATCGCCCCCGACCCCGAGGGCGACGGCACGCTGAGCGTCGACTGGTAG
- a CDS encoding precorrin-2 dehydrogenase/sirohydrochlorin ferrochelatase family protein produces MIPLVHDFEGETVLVFGGGSVGARKARRFAREARVVVVSPTFADADFGASEFVRAAPTPEDIEAWVNAADPMLVVAATDDTALNAAIERAATEAGILVNRADQSGARDRRSVVVPATVEDDPVSVAVTTGGSSPAVSRHLRRELESVVAGAGLVATAVSEAREAMKAEGVDPERRRDAIRAAAEAEEVWTAAQTGDEEAVRDAVAAVVDAER; encoded by the coding sequence GTGATTCCGCTCGTTCACGACTTCGAGGGCGAAACGGTGCTTGTGTTCGGCGGCGGGAGCGTCGGCGCCCGGAAAGCCCGCCGGTTCGCCCGCGAGGCGCGCGTCGTCGTCGTCAGTCCGACCTTCGCGGACGCCGACTTCGGCGCGAGCGAGTTCGTCCGCGCGGCGCCGACGCCCGAAGACATCGAGGCGTGGGTCAACGCCGCGGACCCGATGCTCGTCGTCGCCGCCACGGACGACACGGCGCTCAACGCGGCCATCGAACGCGCCGCGACCGAGGCCGGGATTCTCGTCAACCGCGCCGACCAGAGCGGCGCGCGCGACCGGCGGAGCGTCGTCGTCCCCGCCACCGTCGAGGACGACCCCGTGAGCGTCGCCGTCACGACGGGCGGGTCCAGTCCGGCAGTGAGTCGCCACCTCCGCCGGGAACTGGAGTCCGTCGTCGCGGGCGCGGGCCTCGTCGCGACGGCGGTGAGTGAGGCACGGGAAGCCATGAAAGCCGAGGGCGTCGACCCCGAACGCCGCCGCGACGCGATTCGGGCCGCCGCCGAGGCAGAAGAGGTGTGGACGGCCGCGCAGACGGGCGACGAGGAGGCCGTCCGCGACGCCGTCGCGGCCGTCGTCGACGCCGAGCGCTGA
- a CDS encoding YfgJ family double zinc ribbon protein — translation MFRRVLAWFGVGDDADSDPDLDWADPDVEYGGDGPTRRYTCPECSATIEGTGPDEQVTCPACETAFKGVLVPDAAVCPDCGSRMDDISFYPETRRDTEHAACSTCDYRWESDPRR, via the coding sequence ATGTTCCGCCGCGTGCTCGCGTGGTTCGGCGTCGGTGACGACGCCGATTCGGACCCCGACCTCGACTGGGCCGACCCCGACGTCGAATACGGCGGGGACGGTCCCACTCGACGCTACACGTGCCCGGAGTGCTCGGCGACCATCGAGGGCACCGGCCCCGACGAGCAAGTGACCTGTCCGGCCTGCGAGACGGCGTTCAAGGGCGTCCTCGTGCCCGACGCCGCGGTCTGTCCGGACTGTGGCTCGCGGATGGACGATATCTCCTTCTACCCCGAGACACGCCGCGACACGGAGCACGCCGCGTGTTCGACCTGCGACTACCGGTGGGAGAGCGACCCGCGGCGTTAA
- a CDS encoding formate--tetrahydrofolate ligase has product MTSDDADSEDVPTDMEIAQAAETRPIEDVAGDLGLEPDDLDPQGNGIAKIEQDAIQRTLSDADEGKLILVTGTTATPKGAGKTVTTVGLGQGLNHLGEQSVVAVREPSLGPVFGIKGGAAGGGHSQVLPMEDINLHFTGDLHALTTAHNLVSATLDTKVHYGNELDVDVDNVSWKRALDMNDRALRDVVVGLGGQTNGPPREEGFQITAASEVMAVLCLSDSLADLKERLARMIVAYDPDGNPVTVDDLGIEGAMAMLLKDALRPNLVQTIEGSPAFVHGGPFANIAHGTNSLLADKLGLSLGDYLVTEAGFAADLGFEKFGDIVSRRGVSPDSVVLTTAVRSMKYHGLDMWPTDYEKLKEPNPEAVSDGMVNLDHHAGIIEKFNVPFVVAINRFPTDTDAEIQAIIDHCEEQGYPVVVSEAFDKGGEGAAELAETAKDLADSDEGGFEPLYDLDASLEEKIRTVATEVYGAEDAHITDDAQDDLERLEEQGYGDMPVCLSKTQHSTTDDPTRKGAPKDDWTLTVRECYPDAGAGFVVVLTGDVLTMPGLPAEPAAEGMDVDDDGNITGLF; this is encoded by the coding sequence ATGACCTCGGACGACGCGGATAGCGAGGACGTACCGACGGACATGGAGATCGCGCAGGCGGCGGAGACGCGGCCCATCGAGGACGTAGCGGGCGACCTCGGCCTCGAACCGGACGACCTCGATCCGCAAGGGAACGGCATCGCGAAGATCGAACAGGACGCCATCCAGCGAACGCTCAGCGACGCCGACGAGGGGAAACTCATCCTCGTGACGGGGACGACGGCGACGCCCAAGGGCGCGGGGAAGACGGTCACGACCGTCGGCCTCGGGCAGGGACTCAACCACCTCGGCGAGCAGAGCGTCGTCGCGGTTCGCGAACCGTCGCTCGGGCCGGTGTTCGGCATCAAGGGCGGCGCCGCGGGCGGCGGCCACTCGCAGGTGCTCCCGATGGAGGACATCAACCTCCACTTCACGGGTGACCTCCATGCGCTGACGACGGCGCACAACCTCGTCTCGGCGACGCTCGACACCAAGGTCCACTACGGCAACGAACTCGACGTGGACGTGGACAACGTGAGTTGGAAGCGCGCGCTCGACATGAACGACCGGGCGCTCCGCGACGTAGTCGTGGGCCTCGGCGGCCAGACCAACGGCCCGCCGCGCGAGGAGGGCTTCCAGATCACCGCCGCCTCCGAAGTGATGGCGGTCCTCTGTCTCTCCGACTCGCTCGCAGACCTGAAAGAGCGCCTCGCGCGCATGATCGTCGCGTACGACCCGGACGGCAATCCGGTCACCGTCGACGACCTGGGCATCGAGGGTGCGATGGCGATGCTCCTCAAGGACGCACTCCGCCCCAACCTCGTCCAGACTATCGAGGGGTCGCCCGCGTTCGTCCACGGCGGTCCGTTCGCCAACATCGCCCACGGGACGAACTCCCTGCTCGCGGATAAACTCGGCCTCTCGCTCGGCGATTATCTGGTGACCGAAGCCGGCTTCGCCGCGGACCTCGGCTTCGAGAAGTTCGGCGATATTGTCTCGCGCCGTGGCGTCTCGCCCGATTCCGTCGTCCTGACGACGGCCGTTCGGTCGATGAAATACCACGGGCTGGACATGTGGCCGACCGACTACGAGAAGCTGAAAGAGCCGAACCCCGAGGCCGTCAGCGACGGGATGGTCAACCTCGACCACCACGCCGGCATCATCGAGAAGTTCAACGTCCCCTTCGTCGTCGCCATCAACCGCTTCCCGACGGACACGGACGCGGAGATTCAAGCGATTATCGACCACTGCGAAGAACAGGGATACCCGGTCGTCGTCAGCGAGGCGTTCGACAAGGGCGGCGAGGGTGCCGCGGAACTCGCGGAGACGGCAAAAGACCTCGCCGACAGCGACGAGGGCGGGTTCGAACCGCTCTACGACCTCGACGCGAGCCTGGAGGAGAAGATTCGAACCGTCGCGACGGAGGTGTACGGCGCCGAGGACGCCCACATCACCGATGACGCGCAGGACGACCTGGAGCGCCTCGAGGAACAGGGCTACGGCGACATGCCCGTCTGTCTCTCGAAGACCCAGCACTCGACGACAGACGACCCGACGCGGAAGGGCGCGCCGAAAGACGACTGGACGCTCACGGTTCGGGAGTGTTACCCGGACGCGGGCGCTGGCTTCGTCGTCGTCCTCACCGGCGACGTGCTGACGATGCCGGGCCTCCCCGCCGAACCCGCCGCGGAGGGGATGGACGTCGACGACGACGGTAATATCACCGGGCTGTTCTAA
- the cgi121 gene encoding KEOPS complex subunit Cgi121 gives MRVVEGVADIEDVDDFLSRLGQVADDHGVTIQAFDARYVVGRGHLERAVELADRAIARGENVARDRGVEIMLYAAGRRQIDDALTMGVGEGRTPLAVVVSGEGDEDAAAATVEGWLDPASTLDDTDAERVRAFFDVTDAELGVTDGDLADLVAERVALLDVEK, from the coding sequence ATGAGAGTCGTCGAGGGCGTCGCGGACATCGAGGACGTGGACGACTTCCTGTCGCGACTGGGGCAGGTCGCCGACGACCACGGCGTGACGATACAGGCGTTCGACGCCCGCTACGTCGTGGGGCGCGGACATTTGGAGCGCGCGGTCGAACTCGCGGACCGCGCCATCGCGCGCGGGGAGAACGTCGCCCGCGACCGCGGGGTCGAAATCATGCTGTACGCGGCGGGGCGTCGCCAAATCGACGACGCGCTGACGATGGGCGTCGGTGAGGGGCGGACGCCACTCGCCGTCGTCGTGAGCGGCGAGGGCGACGAGGACGCCGCGGCGGCGACCGTCGAGGGATGGCTCGACCCGGCGTCGACGCTCGACGACACCGACGCCGAGCGAGTGCGGGCGTTTTTCGACGTGACCGACGCGGAACTCGGCGTCACCGACGGTGACCTCGCCGACCTCGTGGCGGAACGCGTCGCGCTTCTGGATGTCGAAAAATGA